DNA sequence from the Nicotiana tomentosiformis chromosome 3, ASM39032v3, whole genome shotgun sequence genome:
CATCCTGTTTAAATGGTCTCAGTATGACCTAGCATAGACATTAGAGATAACTTCGAAATTGTgaaccattttttattttttgtgggAACATGTGACTCATGCGCTGATTTTTAcacttttgaagaatttgagaaaaatgagtaATGAATAGATTGAAAGTAGGGTCCTACATCTTATGAGTTTTCTTTTCAAGGAAACTGGGTACCATTATGCCAAAATTAAAGCATGACAATCTGTTTGGATCTTCTGGAGCACGTATATAAGGGGCAGGGTAGAGAAATAGAAAACCTCCACTTAAAACCCCTCCCCCACAAAAGACATACCAATAAAGCTCGGAAACAAATGGTCTACTAGTAACACTAACCTGAGAGGAGAACTCTTTTGATTGAACGAGGAAGTCCCTTATGTGATTCTTGAATGTGGGAAGGTCATTTGTTGACTCAAATAGCCCACTGACAAACTGAGTCACCTGAAAAGAGCAAAGCATTATTAACATCTAAAGAAAAACTATAAACAAATTTAGGTGAAAAAACACTATGTAAAACTTATGGTCATACTTCAGCTGATGTCATGTTGGGGAAGGATGTACTAAGAAGTTTAATGGTGTATTCACGAACAAACATTGCATTATTTGGATATGGATAAGGTACTGTTGATGCATCCCATAGTGGCTCAGTCAATATGCTAGACTCCACCTGGAATCACATCACTATGTTACAAAAAATGCAAGTATAGATAGGAAACCAATCTGTTAGCTAGACACATACCAGGCAAAACAAATGCCGTAGCACCAATACATGCAATTTAAACCCAGGCTTATGAAACGTATCTGTTAGTACAGCAAAAATTTCTTGCTCGATCGTCAAAAAGTAAGTCCTATAAAACTGGTTAGCAAATTCAGAAGCCTGCCATGAAAGAAGAAACTATTAAACCCCACCGCGTAGATTTAACAATCAATAGGAAGGCCAACAATAAAGATGCACCTGAAAATTTTTTAGCATTTCCAGCAAGAGATTAAGTCCAGTCTCAGCAATGTTCCTCTCTGTGTGCCGAAACGCCCATATTATAGAATCCATAACAAGTTTTAGTTGCTGAAAAATAATCAGTACATTATGAAAATCCAGCACAAGCTTATGCAGACACTAAAATAAATGTGATACCGTATAAATAAATCTCTGAAGAATTCTAAGCTTCATAAATTAGAATTGGTGGTCCATACAGATACCAAGAGCAGGCAAAAAAACATACCTCGCTCGACAGCCGTATCAAAGCAGGAAAACAATGTGTAGCAATTGCACGAAGTAACGAAAAGAACTTAAGCCGGTGCTCTGGATAATCTTCAAAGTTTTTTGTAATCATCTGTTATACATAGAATGAATTCATCAAACAGATCATGTGTCATCTCAATGCTGAGCTTCCCAAATGTTTATTATAGTAACCAAATTATATCTAAAGCATATAACAGGTCTGCAGCTGAGTCACCCTGATAGGGCATATGATAATGACCTTACTACCCGTTAAAATTGTTTGGCAGTCAACAAAAGGTTACCTCTAATAAAACCACGATGATAAAAGCAGTTAGTCACCAAGAAACAGGATGCAAAAGTAGCAGAACAAAGAAACATGCAATCAAATGAATGAAGATGGTGAATAGTATCATCTAAATTAAAGATTTAAATGAATACATCTATAACATTTATGAGAAGATGCAGCATTGTTAAATTAGGAAAACACATCATCAAAAAAGTACTTTATAAGTATATATTTTAATTACATAACGTTGGGGAATATTTAGTACAGAAGAGACTACATATAATATTATAAAACTTATCAACTcagaataaatttaaaaaaaaaaaaaagggggggggggggggggggggtgtctaACCTCCAGAGTACACTGGAAAACAGCTTCAAAAATGCGAGGGACATCCTCAATCATAGCACCCTTGTACCTAACAAAAAAATGTTAGATACAGAAGCAAATGCACCATAAGAATATGGACAGTATTGTGCACAAAAGAAAGTCATGGAATCTTGAGCGCATTGTGTGTTACAAAGACAGTCAGTTAATGTATGGAGCAGACAGTCACAACTTATGAATTGTCAGTCCTGCTGAGTGCCAGTTAGGGCTGGGCATATATGGGGTATAACCGGTAGCCCGAACCGACAAAATGTTATTGGGTTATCGATATCGGGTTATTGAGTAAACAGCTTGGTAACGGTTTAATATTATTTGACTATTGGGTTCGATTTGCCTAATTTTATTAACGGTttaaccgataacccaataagcTTTATCAATTTATAATTTTCCATTAAGTACGGCTTCATTCTCTCAATTCTCTCAGCAGTTACTCTTCATCTTCAGACCTTAATTCTTAgagtaagttttaaacttttttgaGTTTCTCATATTAATTTTTtcagttaagatttttagttttaaactttaaagaattaattattcagacttttagtttttctatttgtttctttttttgcACCGATTCTTTAGCATTTAAAAGATTaggattttattttttttctaggAATTATGCTCGCCCACAGTGAGATAGTTAGTAAGATTAAATTGTTGATGTCTTTTTCTTTACTCCTACTAACTTATAACTTTGAAAATTGAGATAATTCACGGGATTTTTAAATGCAAAGAAAGTTTTCTTTTCTAAAGTTGAAATTTAATCCTTTCTTAAGAACAAAAATTTAGTTCCTTTCTCAAAACAGTATGATCGCGATTTCTATAATAAAAACATAAAATTTTTGGGTGTTTTgattcttatcgggtaaaccgataACTGAACCGATAAGGATCGATAACCGACTAACCGATACCAGATAACCGATATCTTATCGGTTCGATTATCGGTTTAGCATATTTATAAACTGATAACCGATATGCCGAACCAATAACATTGACAACCGAAGCGACCGATGACCATCCTTAGTGCCAGTTGGGAGTTGGAGGCAGTTAGCTTACTTGTTAATAATTGTTGCAAAAAGCGAGAGAACTTCAGATTCCCTAGCATCAGGCACATTCCTTGCATAGTCTCCTAAAACTGGGTCCATCATTGGTGGCACAAATTGCTTCCCGATATGTGGTTGATCTTCGGCCTTGTCCAAAAATGTTTCAATAAGCTTTAATGTTTCCCTTTTTACCGAGCTGCCACATATGACACATGTAAGTAAATGCATCTTAAAGCTGGCAAAAAAAATGGGAAATCTAAACTGGAACCTACCGCAAGAGTTTCACAATGGATGTCCTTGAGGCAAAGGGCCCTCCTTGTCCTATGCTTGTAGATATAAGCTCACTGTACATTCTGCAACAGAAAAGGTTCGCAATTAAAAATCAGAAAGCACCAAATATTTATAATAAAGATGCCATCTAAATATTTAAAAAACATAAAATCAAATAAATATGATATCCATACCTATAAACATTGAGCATGTCCAAAAAGATGAGAGTAATTTGAGGTAAGAAATAAGTCCCAAGTGAGCTAGCAGCACTTGTATTAGTCTgcaatgcaaaaaaaaaaaaaaaaaaaaactcatgtTCAGAATAAGAGAATATTATGCAAAAGGCATTGCTAGGATAACATTTAAAACCAAATAGGAGATCATCAAAGCTCCCTGACCAGCACACAGAAGTAGCCACGTGATTTCAAAATAACACAGCATCCGGATTGGACATATTGGTTGACGCTCAGAATACTCCTCAAACTAGTTTCTCAACTTCAAAATTCTCTATTTCAAGTTAAAGTTGGAATAATGGACAAAATAGAATGAACATTGATTTGCAAATAATATTTCATTATTTTCAAATAATATGCAGGTCCAAGTGCCTGCTAAGTTTGTCatagaaaaaataaaaggaaCATATAGTACTAATGAGAGGCCTGCATTAAGAACCCCAAGTATACTAGCCAGCTTGTGTTAGCAAGTCCCATTTAATATCCTGTCATAATGACATGACAAACTGTGTACCACATTTTGTGACTACAGTATTCAAGGTAGAAAATTTAACATGCGGTAAAACTAAAACTGGGATGATTTTCTGAGGTCTGACAAATGTGCAAACAGATCATGCATAAGGAGAAAAGGATCATATATCATACCACACGCTTTCTTTAAGTCTAAATCACCAAAGTATTTTCTATTTTGGAGAAAAGTAAATCACCAAAATTAAACCTGAAAGATTTGATAGCACTAGTAAGATTATATAAAAAATGACTATTAAAGAGCATGGAACACTTCTTATGGACTCGCTGAAAATGATCTGATCCAGTTCATGGCCTATTGGAAGTAGAAAGCAGTCGGTTGGGATACTTGTCCCTGCCCCCGGCTTCTTCCTTACTCTGGCAACTCGCAAGACTTTGTGAGTAACTACAATGAGAAGAGAAAGAAGGCGAAAGGAAAAAACAAAATCACAAGCGCATGCCAACTTATACATTTACAGAAAGAGCTTAAGAATTTATCATCTATAAAAGGTAACCTGCAATATATTTAGCACAGCTCGGATAACATCTTGATCTTTAAGATAGTCCACGCTTTGTCGTGCCTGTCCTATAATTTCAGTCCATCTCTGTAAAAAGTATATGTTCGTAAGCCAAAATAATATGCAGTGTATACTCCACGTATTGTTATGTGGCGCATTTAACGAACGCAAAAGCCAGATATtaatacacaaaaaaatataaataaacaaataaagaaaTAGATAGCACCACCCAAATACATCTTATCTAGACCATAGGTAAATACCTGATTTGGAAGCACCATCAACCTCTGCAGATACTCATCTCTTTTGGGGGGATCAGGCTCTGCTTGAATCATTTGACCAACCTAACAAAATGATATAGAACCCCACCTTTCAGTAATAAAGATAAAGTACTACTCCCTCTTTTCAATGTTATATCATTCTTTCCTTGTTAGTTTGTTTCGGAAAAATGTACACCTTCCCATATTTGGAAACTCTTTAATTTTAAACTCCCCATTTTACCAATAATGAATTCAAGTATGTAACGAAAGTATCTTTATTTCCTAACTCTGTACCCCTTGATATATAGAATAAGACATAGTGAATACAATACATCTAAGGAAACAAGTAAAACGAAATGAAGTATATTCTTTCGAACAAAAAAACTCTTACAGATTCGTAGAAGGCATGAATCTGATGAGGTTCTAAATCTGCAATAGTTGTCGGGAGAGTGGTTAGGAGCTCCGAGACAAATGGCTCATTTTCTCCAACCTGAGAACAAGGATAGTGGTCAGTACAAGATCAGTGTTAAGTCATTTTGTAACTCTTGTATCGTCATAAAAACTGATGCTATTAACAAACAATTCTCTTACCTGGACTACAACAAACTTGCGCTTGCACTTCTGAACGATTTTCAAAAATGTATCACAGGCCATATCCTAGAGAGCAGAGACAAAAGGTCATCAGGAACAGAAATGAAGCCATGACAATGAACCATAGCATATAAGCACAAGAAAATAGTTTATTGCAGTGCAGTTTTCTAGGCCAAAAGGTGAAATAAGTACCATGCACTCTAACCCCTCCCCACCCACACTAcccggaaaaaaaaaaaaaaggggggggggggggggtgggtgGGTGTGGAGGGTGTGTGTGGCAACTCAACTCATATGTAAGTCATTTGATAATTTATTTAGAGGCCAATACTAATAACAAAAAGACATCTGATTCCTGATACCATATGACATTATTCCATAGGACATCCCAAACGATCACCAAGTCATAAGCGCCAGCACAACAATTGGTGATTTGTGAACCAACCAATCAGTAATTTGAGTGGGAAAAaaaacttctaaataaggataAACAGCAAAACAGTAACTTGTAGCCAAATCATTAATCAGTAGTCAAACCTGCACTCCAGGATGTGTTTCATGCATGAACTCGAACAATTTGTTCACAACAGTCTTCAAGAACTTCCAATGAGCTCTCAAAAATCTAGGATATTGCCCAACCACATACCTAGCATTTAATCAACACAAGCCATGAAAAGAATTCAGTGTACCCGTAGGCAATACAACCATTTAACAAATTTAGTATAAGCAACATTCTGGAAGATCAGATTTGTAAATATAAAGCACGAGAATTGAAAATTCTGGCAAGAGAATAGAACTGGCAGACAACAATGAGATCGCATCCATACATTATATTACTTGCAATTACAGCTTTGTTGTCTTTCCCTTTGGTGATTTCACATAGGTTTAGCAAATCGCGTATCACCATGACAAGAAATCTGTTCTCCTGCCAAAGTGAACACAAGGAAAATGTGAAAATTCAAGATCTTAGTATGCAAATGATACAAAAGATCTAAGTCATATTGCTTGGTTCAATGCAAGAAAATAGTGATGCACACAGAAGAACATAAAGCAAAACTTTACCAAAAAATGACAGCATGCAACAACACTTAGGACATATCTTGTGTGAGGGCTAAGCAAGAAAGTTGCACAGCCAAAATATAGTTGTGAGCCTCAGTGAAAATCATGTAATTTGGTTAATAACTACATAAAACAAACTATTATAAGCATACCTGCTCTTCCAGCATCGACCCAGATATGGACCCAATTGCCCAACATAATGTATTTAGATTGTTCCATGACCAATCCTCCCCATTGAGTTGTTTGCTAAGTTTCTTCAGCATCTGGAGTGATACAAGAATATGGAAACATTATGAATCTCGAAACATAGCTGCGGACCATAAAACAATCTTTTCAGAAACACCATGTCAAAGTAaagaaatgataattaacaaCACCCAATGAAAAGTAAAGGTTCATCAAAGCCAGAAGCAACTAGCAACAGTCACTTGAAAATATGTTGAAGATAAACAAATGAACAGCTCAACCATAACTAAGTCGCTGAAGTATAAAACAAATTGCAAATTAACCCGAAGACAATTGAAATTGTTAGAACCTCCTTTCCAGGAGTTAGTAAAGAAGGATAGGATCATTATCTCGACTAAAACTACAACATATCAGGACTTAATGAATCCCCAGCAATTACCCATACGCTCACCATAATTGAGAAAAGTAATAATAACACATCCAAACCAGCTATTTCTAAAGTAGACTTCTTGGGTGCCGATTAACCAACCAAAAAAGTATAATGTGAAAATAATGTTGCCCATACGAATTACACAAAAATTCAGCATGCTGCTTCGACTACATTTATTTAGGTCATATCAAAGTTGATGGCTTCAAAAGAAGTGCACCTGCTTTTCGGTATCGTCGTGATCAAGATGTGACAAGTAGATCAAAGTTTCCCTCATGATCTGCAACATCAGACATCATTAAACACATAAAAAGGGGGGGAAAGACACAACATTGCAAAACAAGAATCAGGCAAAGTGCCTTTTGCCAAATATAGCATGCATCTTACTCCAATCAAACAAGAGGAGCCTAAAAATGTCAATCAAATTCAACAGGTTATTCTGTAATAAGATAGATACCTTGTATTGCACAAGGACGTCATTGTCCTTCATAGTTTCACGGACAATGTTCCCATTTTCATCTTCAACAATGAGAACTTCTTCAGGTTTTGCCATACGAGATATCATAAGTAACCTCAATTTGGACATTGGACCAGCATAAAGTTGTCTCCTCTGCATAAGTTGCGCTCCAAGACCATCAGCCATACCGGAAAGCAATGGTATCTGCTTAATTAACACAAAAACTTGCATATGAGCAGTTTGTTTTTGGAGAATTTTAGTCAGCAAGGATACAGGTAACTTCTCATACTTGAAGCCCCATCATATTTGCAGTCATTgcaggattgtcaagattatgATGCGCTTCAAACAACTCAAGAACTAAGGAATTCCAGTAATCCAAGCAAACCTGTGAAACCACACATTAGGAATCAGACACTTCCAAGAAAGTGTATCCATCACGAATAAACAGTGGAACAATACCTTAAAAACCTCTGTGTCATCCACGTACGAGATGTTGATAAGATACTCAAGTCCCAACAGGAGGGCATTTATATTCTCTTGTGATGTTTCTAGCACACGTATATGAGACTGCATACAAAGTAGCTTCTCAGACACAATGCTGACTACTACGGTCCAAAGTCATATTGTCAATAAGCAACTACAAAGTGAAAGCTGTCATGTAGTTAACACAGAGTAAAGAAGCTTGCCTTAAAAAATGACGTAAAAAACAATGCCAGATTTTGAATGAATGCCTGGATAAAGGAAAGAGAAGCATTAGTTACATGTTGATACAACAATAGACTAACCATTCACTGTCTCAAACAAACCTGCTCTTCATTGCTTCCATTTGCATAGGCCTCGGGAATGTTTGTGTTGGGAGGAAGAATAGTCTAGATGTCACAAGCACAAAAGCACAAAAGCACAAAGATAGTTAGCTAATACAATAAGGTATAACTAAATAAGTCCTATCAACAACATAAACACCTAGGACAGCAAATGAATAAAGTTCAGCTGCAAGTTTGGACATTTTGCTTCAATCAACTGAGTTTACAGGGACATTCCAACTCAGATATCAAAGCAACCAAACTGTATGCAATCAGCAAGTTGAACGTGATGTGTTACTTAATCTAAATCGAAAGGCAAACTCAAACTTATCATAGCATCTGCTGAAAGACACAATTGAAGACTAGTATAAGCAATTTAAAGGAGGCCTCAGTTGTGTTAACAAGAGAACAATAACCTAGTCTAATGAGTTTTAACACCTTTGCTTTCTATCAACAACATTAACACCTAGGACGGCAGATGAATTAAGTTCAGCTGAAGTTTGGACATTTTGCTTCAATCAACTGAGTTTACAGGGACATTCCAACTCGGATATCAAAGCAACCAAACTGTATGCAATCAGCAAGTTGATCGTGTTGTTGTTGCTTTCAGCCAGTGtctagacttggagaaaatttaaAAGATTCCCTTTGCACCTACTGGACtacataaacaacaacaacagcagcagccCAGTGGAaccccacaagtggggtctggggagggtagtgtgtacgcaaaccttacccctactccggaggagtagagaggctgtttccgatagactggACTACATAACTCTTATTGATAAAGTAATAATTTCACAGATGTGAGGAAGCACTGGTATACATGTGGTATACAAAATAGTAAGGGACCAACAGACAAATAT
Encoded proteins:
- the LOC104100264 gene encoding protein EXPORTIN 1A isoform X2 gives rise to the protein MAADKLRDLSQPIDVSLLDATVAAFYGTGSKEERAAADHILRDLQNNPDMWLQVVHILSSTQSLNTKFFALQVLEGVIKYRWNALPVEQRDGMKNYISEVIVKLSSDEASLRREKLYISKLNITLVQILKHEWPARWRSFIPDLVAAAKTSETICENCMAILKLLSEEVFDFSRGEMTQQKIKELKQSLNSEFQLIHELCLYVLSASQRTELIRATLATLHAFLSWIPLGYIFESTLLETLLKLFPMPAYRNLTLQCLTEVAALNFGEFYNDQYVKKYTIFMVQLQTILPPNTNIPEAYANGSNEEQAFIQNLALFFTSFFKSHIRVLETSQENINALLLGLEYLINISYVDDTEVFKVCLDYWNSLVLELFEAHHNLDNPAMTANMMGLQIPLLSGMADGLGAQLMQRRQLYAGPMSKLRLLMISRMAKPEEVLIVEDENGNIVRETMKDNDVLVQYKIMRETLIYLSHLDHDDTEKQMLKKLSKQLNGEDWSWNNLNTLCWAIGSISGSMLEEQENRFLVMVIRDLLNLCEITKGKDNKAVIASNIMYVVGQYPRFLRAHWKFLKTVVNKLFEFMHETHPGVQDMACDTFLKIVQKCKRKFVVVQVGENEPFVSELLTTLPTTIADLEPHQIHAFYESVGQMIQAEPDPPKRDEYLQRLMVLPNQRWTEIIGQARQSVDYLKDQDVIRAVLNILQTNTSAASSLGTYFLPQITLIFLDMLNVYRMYSELISTSIGQGGPFASRTSIVKLLRSVKRETLKLIETFLDKAEDQPHIGKQFVPPMMDPVLGDYARNVPDARESEVLSLFATIINKYKGAMIEDVPRIFEAVFQCTLEMITKNFEDYPEHRLKFFSLLRAIATHCFPALIRLSSEQLKLVMDSIIWAFRHTERNIAETGLNLLLEMLKNFQASEFANQFYRTYFLTIEQEIFAVLTDTFHKPGFKLHVLVLRHLFCLVESSILTEPLWDASTVPYPYPNNAMFVREYTIKLLSTSFPNMTSAEVTQFVSGLFESTNDLPTFKNHIRDFLVQSKEFSSQDNKDLFAEEAAAQRERERQRMLSIPGLIAPNEIQDEMVDS
- the LOC104100264 gene encoding protein EXPORTIN 1A isoform X1, translated to MAADKLRDLSQPIDVSLLDATVAAFYGTGSKEERAAADHILRDLQNNPDMWLQVVHILSSTQSLNTKFFALQVLEGVIKYRWNALPVEQRDGMKNYISEVIVKLSSDEASLRREKLYISKLNITLVQILKHEWPARWRSFIPDLVAAAKTSETICENCMAILKLLSEEVFDFSRGEMTQQKIKELKQSLNSEFQLIHELCLYVLSASQRTELIRATLATLHAFLSWIPLGYIFESTLLETLLKLFPMPAYRNLTLQCLTEVAALNFGEFYNDQYVKKYTIFMVQLQTILPPNTNIPEAYANGSNEEQAFIQNLALFFTSFFKSHIRVLETSQENINALLLGLEYLINISYVDDTEVFKVCLDYWNSLVLELFEAHHNLDNPAMTANMMGLQQIPLLSGMADGLGAQLMQRRQLYAGPMSKLRLLMISRMAKPEEVLIVEDENGNIVRETMKDNDVLVQYKIMRETLIYLSHLDHDDTEKQMLKKLSKQLNGEDWSWNNLNTLCWAIGSISGSMLEEQENRFLVMVIRDLLNLCEITKGKDNKAVIASNIMYVVGQYPRFLRAHWKFLKTVVNKLFEFMHETHPGVQDMACDTFLKIVQKCKRKFVVVQVGENEPFVSELLTTLPTTIADLEPHQIHAFYESVGQMIQAEPDPPKRDEYLQRLMVLPNQRWTEIIGQARQSVDYLKDQDVIRAVLNILQTNTSAASSLGTYFLPQITLIFLDMLNVYRMYSELISTSIGQGGPFASRTSIVKLLRSVKRETLKLIETFLDKAEDQPHIGKQFVPPMMDPVLGDYARNVPDARESEVLSLFATIINKYKGAMIEDVPRIFEAVFQCTLEMITKNFEDYPEHRLKFFSLLRAIATHCFPALIRLSSEQLKLVMDSIIWAFRHTERNIAETGLNLLLEMLKNFQASEFANQFYRTYFLTIEQEIFAVLTDTFHKPGFKLHVLVLRHLFCLVESSILTEPLWDASTVPYPYPNNAMFVREYTIKLLSTSFPNMTSAEVTQFVSGLFESTNDLPTFKNHIRDFLVQSKEFSSQDNKDLFAEEAAAQRERERQRMLSIPGLIAPNEIQDEMVDS